A stretch of the Amycolatopsis sp. BJA-103 genome encodes the following:
- a CDS encoding lytic transglycosylase domain-containing protein: MRVRHVPGAVTGAVSMGSRLRHVPRAARRLCLRHRTIAAVTGGVLAIVPACAAVVGAGSWAATASTIHSDNVALVGGYDPKNPLVHQIGVDGSLPNAPTPLPLPADELPNGPLGIPVTALAAYRNAADILIAEQPGCHIDWALIASIGRIESNHARGGYVDAKGNTLEPILGPQLNGAGPFAAIPDTDGGKYDGDTVWDRAVGPTQFIPSTWKGYASDGNGDGESNPNNIFDAALGTGRYLCSGGLDLSKPDQLRAAVFRYNNSDTYVNTVLIWAEAYRTGVLPTPDSRVPIGAPNAGAAPPPASVPPPPVPSTPPGSVTPPPSSTQPGTSSSSSSSKPPTSSKPPQCPTSTVTETVPSPTTSATTTAPTTPPTTCSSPTTTTTTTTVSSSSNAPDPT, from the coding sequence ATGCGCGTGAGGCACGTGCCAGGCGCGGTGACCGGTGCTGTATCCATGGGCTCTCGCCTGAGACACGTACCTCGAGCCGCCCGGAGACTCTGTCTCCGGCACCGCACGATCGCCGCGGTGACCGGAGGTGTCCTCGCCATCGTCCCGGCCTGTGCCGCGGTCGTCGGTGCCGGCAGCTGGGCCGCGACGGCGAGCACGATCCATTCGGACAACGTCGCCCTCGTCGGCGGCTATGACCCGAAGAACCCGCTCGTCCACCAGATCGGCGTCGACGGCAGCCTGCCGAACGCGCCGACGCCGCTCCCGCTCCCCGCGGACGAACTCCCCAACGGTCCACTCGGCATCCCGGTCACCGCGCTCGCCGCCTACCGCAACGCCGCCGACATCCTCATCGCCGAACAGCCCGGCTGTCACATCGACTGGGCGCTGATCGCGAGTATCGGCCGGATCGAGTCCAACCACGCGCGCGGCGGCTACGTCGACGCCAAGGGCAACACCCTCGAACCGATCCTCGGCCCGCAGCTCAACGGCGCCGGCCCGTTCGCGGCCATCCCGGACACCGACGGCGGCAAGTACGACGGCGACACGGTCTGGGACCGCGCCGTCGGCCCCACGCAGTTCATCCCCTCCACCTGGAAGGGCTACGCCTCCGACGGCAACGGCGACGGCGAGTCCAATCCGAACAACATCTTCGACGCGGCGCTGGGCACCGGCCGGTACCTGTGCTCCGGTGGGCTCGATCTGTCCAAACCGGACCAGTTGCGCGCGGCCGTCTTCCGCTACAACAACTCCGACACCTACGTGAACACCGTGCTGATCTGGGCCGAGGCCTACCGCACGGGTGTGCTGCCGACGCCGGACAGCAGGGTGCCGATCGGCGCGCCGAACGCCGGGGCCGCCCCGCCGCCCGCCTCGGTGCCGCCGCCCCCGGTGCCGTCGACACCGCCCGGTTCGGTGACGCCTCCGCCGTCTTCGACCCAGCCGGGGACGAGCTCTTCTTCTTCGTCGTCGAAACCGCCGACAAGCTCGAAGCCGCCGCAGTGCCCGACTTCCACCGTGACGGAGACGGTGCCGAGTCCGACCACGAGCGCGACGACCACGGCCCCGACCACGCCGCCGACGACCTGTTCCTCGCCGACGACGACCACAACGACGACGACGGTGTCATCGAGCAGCAATGCCCCCGACCCCACCTGA
- a CDS encoding DUF501 domain-containing protein produces MGVNSTEKSSYDPVTDADREIIAEQLGRVPRALRAVAARCPSGHPSVVQTSPRLDDGTPFPTLYYLTCPKLTSMVGTLEASGLMKEMTDRLAEDPELAAAYQRTHESYLAERDAIDSLGHEVSAGGMPGRVKCLHVHLAHTLAVGPGVNPFGDETLALLKANGWPSGDCQG; encoded by the coding sequence ATGGGCGTGAACAGCACGGAAAAGTCTTCATACGACCCTGTGACCGACGCCGACCGCGAGATCATCGCGGAACAGCTCGGCCGGGTACCCCGTGCGCTGCGTGCCGTCGCCGCGCGCTGCCCGAGCGGTCACCCGTCGGTCGTGCAGACGAGCCCCCGCCTCGACGACGGCACCCCCTTCCCGACGCTCTACTACTTGACCTGCCCGAAGCTGACCTCGATGGTCGGCACGCTCGAGGCGTCCGGGCTGATGAAGGAGATGACCGACCGGCTCGCGGAGGACCCCGAGCTGGCGGCCGCCTACCAGCGGACCCACGAGAGCTACCTCGCCGAACGCGACGCCATCGATTCACTCGGGCACGAGGTCAGCGCGGGCGGGATGCCCGGACGCGTCAAATGCCTGCACGTCCACCTGGCGCACACGCTCGCCGTCGGCCCCGGGGTGAACCCGTTCGGGGACGAAACCCTCGCGCTGCTCAAAGCGAACGGCTGGCCGTCGGGTGACTGCCAGGGGTAA
- a CDS encoding FtsB family cell division protein: MSTTRRAAVVAIVVCALAFTIAVPLRTYLSQKSEVTEQQQLQSELQRSVAQLEGRKAELSDPAQIEAEARKRFGFVKPGETPYIVQLPEDKAPEQGQPQGQQPVPAGSWYEKLWDQVAGD, translated from the coding sequence ATGTCCACCACCCGCCGGGCCGCGGTGGTGGCGATCGTGGTGTGCGCGCTCGCGTTCACCATCGCCGTCCCGCTGCGCACGTACCTCAGCCAGAAGTCCGAGGTGACCGAGCAGCAGCAGCTGCAGTCCGAGCTGCAGCGGAGCGTCGCCCAGCTGGAAGGCCGCAAGGCCGAGCTGAGCGACCCCGCGCAGATCGAGGCGGAGGCGCGTAAACGCTTCGGTTTCGTGAAGCCCGGCGAGACGCCGTACATCGTGCAGCTCCCCGAGGACAAGGCGCCCGAGCAAGGGCAGCCGCAAGGCCAGCAGCCGGTGCCCGCGGGCTCCTGGTACGAGAAGCTGTGGGATCAGGTCGCGGGCGACTGA
- the eno gene encoding phosphopyruvate hydratase, with the protein MALIEQVGAREILDSRGNPTVEVEVALDDGTLARAAVPSGASTGEHEAVELRDGDTGRYNGKGVERAVAAVLDEIGPDLVGTDAVDQRIVDQKLVDLDGTPDKGRLGANAILGVSLAVAKAAADSAELELFRYLGGPNAHVLPVPMLNILNGGAHADTDVDIQEFMIAPIGAESFREALRWGTEVYHSLKSVLKGRGLATGLGDEGGFAPSLKNNREALDLILQAIEKAGYAPGRDIALALDVAATEFYSDGAYTFEGAKKSAEQMSAYYAELLRDYPLVSIEDPLSEDDWDGWVQLTAEVGEKVQIVGDDLFVTNPDRLEEGITRRAANALLVKVNQIGTLSETLDAISLATSYGYKSMMSHRSGETEDTFIADLAVATGVGQIKTGAPARGERIAKYNQLLRIEETLADAARYAGDLAFPRFSAEG; encoded by the coding sequence GTGGCGCTCATCGAGCAGGTAGGCGCTCGCGAGATTCTTGACTCGCGAGGCAACCCGACGGTCGAAGTGGAGGTGGCTCTCGACGACGGCACGCTGGCGCGGGCCGCGGTCCCCTCGGGTGCGTCCACCGGCGAACACGAAGCCGTCGAGCTGCGTGACGGCGACACCGGCCGGTACAACGGCAAGGGTGTCGAGCGCGCGGTCGCGGCCGTCCTGGACGAAATCGGCCCGGACCTGGTCGGCACCGACGCCGTGGACCAGCGCATCGTCGACCAGAAGCTGGTCGATCTCGACGGCACCCCGGACAAGGGCCGCCTCGGCGCGAACGCCATCCTCGGTGTTTCGCTCGCCGTCGCGAAGGCCGCCGCCGATTCGGCCGAATTGGAACTGTTCCGCTACCTCGGCGGGCCGAACGCGCACGTGCTGCCGGTGCCGATGCTGAACATCCTCAACGGTGGCGCGCACGCCGACACCGATGTGGACATCCAGGAGTTCATGATCGCGCCGATCGGCGCCGAGTCGTTCCGCGAGGCCCTGCGCTGGGGCACCGAGGTCTACCACTCGCTGAAGTCGGTCCTGAAGGGCCGCGGCCTGGCGACCGGCCTCGGCGACGAAGGCGGCTTCGCGCCCAGTCTGAAGAACAACCGCGAGGCGCTCGACCTGATCCTTCAGGCGATCGAGAAGGCCGGGTACGCCCCGGGCCGGGACATCGCGCTCGCGCTCGACGTCGCCGCGACGGAGTTCTACTCCGACGGCGCGTACACCTTCGAAGGTGCGAAGAAGAGCGCCGAGCAGATGTCGGCCTACTACGCCGAACTGCTGCGCGACTACCCGCTCGTGTCCATCGAGGACCCGCTGAGCGAGGACGACTGGGACGGCTGGGTCCAGCTGACCGCCGAGGTCGGCGAGAAGGTCCAGATCGTCGGCGACGACCTGTTCGTCACCAACCCGGACCGCCTCGAGGAGGGCATCACCCGCCGCGCCGCCAACGCGCTGCTGGTGAAGGTCAACCAGATCGGCACGCTGTCGGAGACCCTCGACGCGATCTCGCTGGCCACCTCGTACGGCTACAAGTCGATGATGAGCCACCGGTCCGGCGAGACCGAGGACACCTTCATCGCGGACCTCGCCGTCGCGACCGGTGTCGGCCAGATCAAGACCGGCGCTCCGGCGCGCGGCGAGCGGATCGCCAAGTACAACCAGCTGCTCCGGATCGAGGAAACCCTCGCCGACGCGGCGCGCTACGCCGGCGACCTGGCATTTCCCCGGTTCAGCGCCGAGGGATAA
- a CDS encoding VOC family protein — MSSAEEDRPEYLGLAPYLYYADATEAVSWLVRVFGFTEEVRFADASGEVFQATLCAGPAKIQLAGVGPEYWAAKGVDGPVGQLNIVYVPDADAQYERVRAALGDDADLDAPQDQPYGARVFTVSDIGGNSWTFWQQFSDTVELPSGWREVRAGEPVAE; from the coding sequence ATGAGCAGTGCCGAAGAGGACAGGCCCGAATACCTCGGTCTCGCGCCGTACCTCTACTACGCCGACGCGACCGAAGCGGTCTCGTGGCTGGTCAGAGTGTTCGGGTTCACCGAGGAGGTGCGCTTCGCCGACGCCTCCGGTGAGGTGTTCCAGGCCACGCTGTGCGCCGGTCCGGCGAAGATCCAGCTGGCCGGGGTCGGTCCCGAATACTGGGCCGCCAAGGGCGTCGACGGCCCTGTCGGGCAGCTGAACATCGTCTACGTCCCCGACGCCGACGCGCAGTACGAGCGGGTCCGCGCCGCGCTGGGCGACGACGCCGACCTCGACGCGCCGCAGGATCAGCCCTACGGTGCCCGCGTGTTCACCGTCTCCGACATCGGCGGCAACAGCTGGACCTTCTGGCAGCAGTTCTCCGACACCGTCGAGTTGCCGTCGGGCTGGCGTGAAGTCCGCGCAGGTGAACCAGTCGCCGAGTAG
- a CDS encoding tetratricopeptide repeat protein, protein MMDAEPAPEPGPDSSGESRFRAFRQAEALVESRRPLDALKALQPLLEEETDKPSVQLLAGRAYFHSAQLRRAERAFNRVLELDPTDHYARFVLGRTLQRLGRLTEALAQMRIASAMHPIPEYLEAISEVSARIALRD, encoded by the coding sequence ATGATGGATGCCGAACCCGCCCCAGAACCTGGTCCGGACTCGTCCGGCGAATCGCGGTTCCGTGCCTTCCGACAGGCCGAGGCCCTGGTCGAAAGCCGCAGGCCGCTCGATGCCCTCAAGGCCCTCCAACCGTTGCTGGAGGAGGAAACCGACAAACCGAGCGTGCAACTGCTGGCGGGCCGCGCGTACTTCCACTCCGCACAGTTGCGGCGGGCCGAGCGCGCCTTCAACCGGGTGCTGGAGCTGGACCCCACCGATCATTACGCCCGGTTCGTGTTGGGGCGGACCCTCCAGCGCCTCGGCCGGTTGACCGAGGCGCTCGCGCAGATGCGGATCGCGTCGGCGATGCACCCGATCCCGGAGTACCTGGAGGCGATCAGCGAGGTCAGCGCGCGGATCGCGTTGCGCGACTGA
- a CDS encoding helix-turn-helix domain-containing protein, with amino-acid sequence MQDIERRLAEVGPKLKQLRKERGTTLSALSEATGISASTLSRLESGTRKATLELLLTLSEAHKVPLDELVGEPEPSDPRVRMKPQKFGRFTAWSLSAQPGQPQAFKLLIPVENIEPVQRTHEGYEWMYVLSGRLRAVLGDRDFTMGPGEAAEFDTRVPHWFGSAGPGPVELLVLFGKQGERAHLRAKST; translated from the coding sequence ATGCAGGACATCGAACGGCGGCTCGCCGAGGTCGGCCCGAAGCTCAAGCAGCTCCGCAAGGAACGCGGCACCACCCTCTCCGCGCTCTCGGAGGCGACGGGGATCTCCGCCAGTACGCTTTCGCGGCTCGAATCGGGTACCCGGAAGGCCACCCTGGAGCTGCTGCTGACGCTGTCGGAGGCGCACAAGGTCCCGCTCGACGAACTGGTCGGCGAACCCGAGCCGTCCGATCCGCGGGTCCGGATGAAACCGCAGAAGTTCGGCAGGTTCACCGCCTGGTCGCTGAGCGCGCAGCCCGGTCAGCCGCAGGCGTTCAAACTGCTGATCCCGGTCGAGAACATCGAACCGGTGCAACGGACACACGAGGGCTACGAGTGGATGTACGTCCTCAGTGGACGGTTGCGGGCGGTGCTCGGCGACCGTGACTTCACGATGGGGCCGGGCGAGGCCGCCGAATTCGACACGCGGGTGCCGCATTGGTTCGGAAGCGCGGGGCCGGGGCCGGTGGAACTGCTGGTGCTCTTCGGCAAGCAGGGTGAGCGGGCCCACCTGCGGGCCAAGTCCACCTGA
- a CDS encoding NAD(P)/FAD-dependent oxidoreductase, protein MLGTMSNEFDVVIIGGGVAGLSAALVLGRARRKVAVIDGGTPRNAPAAHAQGFLTRDGIPPKELLAIGRDEVRGYGVELIDDVVHRLRHDKAVELASGRVVSGRRIVMTTGLADELPDVPGVAERFGTDVLHCPYCHGWEVRDQRFGVLATSEKSVHQALIVWQWSKDLTFFTHTQEISADDRAKLTGLGIRIVDGKVSELAVENDRLAGVRLVDGDLVERDVVFVGPKFVPHDRLLAQLGCARTEDGFVAVDAQGRTNVDGVWAAGNVVDPMAQLVVAAGDAYRMAAALNFDLVLEDQGATLASA, encoded by the coding sequence ATGCTCGGGACCATGAGCAACGAATTCGACGTGGTGATCATCGGCGGTGGTGTCGCGGGCCTCAGCGCGGCCTTGGTACTGGGCAGGGCGCGGCGGAAGGTCGCCGTGATCGACGGCGGGACGCCGCGCAACGCGCCCGCCGCGCACGCGCAAGGTTTCCTGACCAGGGACGGCATCCCGCCCAAAGAACTCCTGGCGATAGGCCGTGACGAAGTGCGCGGATACGGCGTGGAACTCATCGACGACGTCGTCCACCGGCTGCGGCACGACAAAGCGGTGGAGCTGGCGAGCGGCCGGGTCGTCAGCGGGCGCCGGATCGTGATGACCACCGGGCTGGCCGACGAACTGCCGGACGTCCCCGGTGTCGCGGAGCGGTTCGGCACCGACGTACTGCACTGCCCGTACTGCCACGGCTGGGAAGTGCGCGATCAGCGCTTCGGCGTGCTCGCGACCTCCGAGAAGTCGGTCCACCAGGCGCTGATCGTCTGGCAGTGGAGCAAGGACCTGACGTTCTTCACGCACACCCAAGAGATCTCGGCGGACGACCGGGCGAAGCTGACCGGACTGGGCATCCGGATCGTCGACGGGAAGGTGTCCGAGCTCGCCGTCGAAAACGACCGGCTGGCCGGGGTCCGGCTCGTCGACGGCGACCTCGTCGAACGCGACGTCGTGTTCGTCGGCCCGAAGTTCGTCCCGCACGACCGGCTGCTCGCCCAGCTCGGCTGCGCGCGCACCGAAGACGGTTTCGTCGCGGTGGACGCGCAGGGCCGGACGAATGTGGACGGCGTCTGGGCGGCGGGGAACGTCGTCGACCCGATGGCGCAGCTGGTCGTCGCGGCGGGCGACGCCTACCGGATGGCGGCCGCGCTCAACTTCGACCTGGTGCTCGAGGATCAGGGCGCGACGCTGGCGTCCGCGTAG
- a CDS encoding murein transglycosylase, translating into MAETTQSSIDAPEHPARPLPPYVPRLAFAGGLVLTGVVLIMTVGMSRPGGDEPPPPAEPQPALAVPDQKPQPGVATPRAGLAAPPDRPTVSDAAELEIWANRVAAKTRLSATDLSAYGRAEMWLRRQKPGCHLSWATLAGVSHVETAQGRPGPITLTPDIWAKHAVRATSDGKPPDPKNLDDAAFATARYLCAAGDDVATPEGWWKSMRMFNPAVPYAQEVFSAADAYADASVAP; encoded by the coding sequence GTGGCCGAAACCACCCAGTCGAGCATCGACGCCCCGGAGCACCCAGCGCGCCCTCTGCCGCCGTACGTCCCCAGGCTCGCTTTCGCGGGCGGGCTCGTGCTGACCGGCGTGGTGCTGATCATGACCGTCGGGATGAGCCGGCCGGGTGGGGACGAGCCGCCCCCGCCGGCGGAACCGCAGCCCGCGCTCGCGGTTCCCGACCAGAAACCGCAGCCTGGCGTGGCGACGCCGCGAGCCGGGCTGGCCGCGCCGCCCGACCGGCCCACCGTTTCCGACGCGGCCGAACTCGAGATCTGGGCGAACCGGGTGGCCGCGAAGACGCGGCTGTCCGCCACCGACCTTTCCGCTTACGGCCGGGCGGAGATGTGGCTTCGGCGGCAGAAGCCGGGCTGTCACCTCTCTTGGGCGACCCTCGCCGGTGTTTCCCACGTCGAGACGGCGCAGGGCAGGCCCGGCCCGATCACGCTCACGCCCGATATCTGGGCCAAGCACGCTGTCCGTGCCACCAGTGACGGGAAGCCGCCGGATCCGAAGAACCTCGATGACGCCGCCTTCGCCACCGCCCGCTACCTGTGCGCCGCCGGCGACGACGTCGCCACCCCGGAGGGATGGTGGAAGTCGATGCGGATGTTCAACCCCGCCGTTCCGTACGCCCAGGAGGTCTTCAGCGCGGCCGACGCCTACGCGGACGCCAGCGTCGCGCCCTGA